In the Streptomyces sp. NBC_00525 genome, one interval contains:
- a CDS encoding DUF488 domain-containing protein encodes MSSSGEIRVHRVYDEVEDDDGTRVLIDRLWPRGVSKEHAAIDRWLKDLTPTAELRSWYHEDRSGTRYDDFVERYRAELAGPAQSAAVDELAGLYREGGPVTLVTAVKDIERSHVPVLVEHLDHELHHR; translated from the coding sequence GTGAGCAGCAGCGGTGAGATCCGTGTCCACCGGGTCTACGACGAGGTGGAGGACGACGACGGCACCCGGGTCCTGATCGACCGGCTCTGGCCGCGCGGGGTGTCCAAGGAACACGCCGCGATCGACCGCTGGCTCAAGGACCTCACCCCCACCGCCGAACTGCGGTCCTGGTACCACGAGGACCGCTCCGGCACCCGCTACGACGACTTCGTCGAGCGCTACCGCGCCGAACTGGCCGGACCCGCGCAGTCGGCGGCCGTGGACGAGCTGGCCGGCCTGTACCGCGAGGGCGGTCCGGTGACTCTCGTCACGGCCGTCAAGGACATCGAACGCAGCCATGTGCCCGTGCTCGTGGAGCATCTGGACCACGAGCTGCACCACCGCTGA
- the tsaB gene encoding tRNA (adenosine(37)-N6)-threonylcarbamoyltransferase complex dimerization subunit type 1 TsaB: MDTATPAVTVALHDGTRVLAESVRVDARRHGELLLPAVDRVLAEAGVKLDAVTDVVVGVGPGPYTGLRVGLVTAATFGSALSVPVHGLCTLDGLAYAAGLAGLEGPFAVATDARRKEVYWARYEDGRTRTAGPSVDRPADIAEQLAGLPVAGAGAVLYPDAFPDARGPEHLAAGALAALAAERLAAGAELLPPQPLYLRRPDAQVPKNYKVVTPK, translated from the coding sequence ATGGATACCGCCACCCCCGCCGTCACCGTCGCCCTGCACGACGGAACCCGAGTCCTCGCCGAATCCGTGCGGGTCGACGCCCGCAGACACGGGGAGCTGCTGCTGCCCGCCGTGGACCGGGTCCTCGCCGAGGCCGGGGTGAAACTCGACGCCGTGACGGACGTGGTCGTGGGCGTCGGCCCCGGCCCGTACACCGGACTGCGCGTCGGCCTGGTGACGGCGGCCACCTTCGGCTCCGCGCTCTCCGTGCCCGTGCACGGCCTGTGCACGCTGGACGGCCTCGCGTACGCCGCCGGGCTCGCCGGCCTGGAAGGCCCCTTCGCCGTCGCCACGGACGCCCGCCGCAAGGAGGTCTACTGGGCGCGCTACGAGGACGGCCGCACCCGGACCGCCGGCCCCTCGGTCGACCGGCCCGCCGACATCGCGGAACAGCTCGCCGGACTGCCCGTCGCCGGCGCGGGCGCGGTCCTCTACCCCGACGCCTTCCCGGACGCGCGCGGCCCCGAGCACCTCGCGGCCGGCGCGCTGGCCGCACTCGCCGCCGAACGCCTCGCGGCCGGCGCGGAACTGCTGCCGCCGCAGCCGCTCTACCTGCGCAGGCCCGACGCGCAGGTCCCGAAGAACTACAAGGTGGTCACCCCGAAGTGA
- a CDS encoding holo-ACP synthase, translating to MIIGVGIDVAEIQRFDAALERTPQLAARLFVDRELLLPGGERRGTASLAARFAAKEALAKALGAPRGLLWTDAEVYVEESGQPRLRVRGTVAARAAELGVKHWHVSLSHDAGVASAVVIAEG from the coding sequence TTGATCATCGGGGTCGGGATCGACGTGGCGGAGATCCAGCGGTTCGACGCGGCGCTGGAGCGCACGCCGCAGCTCGCGGCGCGCCTCTTCGTCGACCGGGAACTGCTGCTGCCCGGCGGCGAGCGGCGCGGCACCGCCTCGCTCGCCGCCCGGTTCGCCGCCAAGGAGGCACTCGCCAAGGCACTCGGCGCCCCTCGTGGCCTGCTGTGGACCGACGCCGAGGTGTACGTCGAGGAGAGCGGGCAGCCCCGGCTGCGGGTACGCGGCACGGTGGCGGCCCGCGCCGCCGAACTGGGCGTGAAGCACTGGCACGTGTCGCTCAGTCACGACGCCGGCGTCGCCTCGGCCGTCGTGATCGCGGAGGGCTGA
- the alr gene encoding alanine racemase, which yields MNETAPQQARAEIDLAALRANVRELRARTAGAQLMAVVKSDAYGHGAVPCARAAQEAGATWLGTATPQEALALRAAGLGGRMLCWLWTPGGPWREAIEADVDVSVSGLWALREAAGAALAAGRPARVHLKADTGLGRAGCQPADWPELIAAALAAERAGTVRVTGLWSHFACADEPGHPSITAQLTAFRDMVEYAEKAGVEPEVRHIANSPAVLTLPDSHFDLVRTGIAMYGISPSAELGTSADLGLRPVMTLAAPVALVKHVPAGHGVSYGHHYTTPRATTLGLVPLGYADGVPRHASGRGPVLIGGVRRTVAGRVAMDQFVVDLDGDEPAPGTQAVLFGPGDRGEPSAEDWARAAGTIAYEIVTRIGGRVPRVHLGATPEGAAAGGALRTTGSAAR from the coding sequence ATGAACGAGACAGCGCCCCAGCAAGCCCGTGCCGAGATCGACCTTGCCGCACTCCGCGCCAACGTGCGCGAACTGCGTGCCCGGACGGCCGGGGCGCAACTCATGGCCGTGGTCAAGTCCGACGCCTACGGGCACGGAGCCGTCCCCTGCGCCCGCGCCGCACAGGAGGCCGGCGCCACCTGGCTGGGCACCGCGACCCCGCAGGAGGCCCTCGCCCTGCGCGCGGCCGGACTCGGCGGCCGGATGCTGTGCTGGCTCTGGACGCCCGGCGGGCCCTGGCGCGAGGCGATCGAGGCCGACGTGGACGTGTCGGTGAGCGGCCTGTGGGCGCTGCGCGAGGCCGCCGGGGCCGCCCTCGCGGCCGGCCGGCCCGCCCGCGTCCACCTCAAGGCCGACACCGGACTCGGCCGGGCCGGCTGCCAGCCCGCCGACTGGCCGGAACTGATCGCCGCCGCCCTGGCCGCCGAACGCGCCGGCACCGTCCGCGTCACCGGCCTGTGGTCCCACTTCGCCTGCGCCGACGAGCCGGGCCACCCCTCGATCACCGCCCAGCTGACCGCCTTCCGGGACATGGTGGAGTACGCCGAGAAGGCCGGCGTCGAGCCCGAGGTGCGGCACATCGCCAACTCCCCGGCCGTTCTCACCCTCCCCGATTCCCACTTCGACCTGGTGCGCACCGGCATCGCCATGTACGGCATCTCACCCAGCGCCGAGCTGGGCACCTCCGCCGACCTCGGACTGCGGCCCGTGATGACGCTCGCCGCGCCCGTCGCCCTGGTCAAGCACGTCCCGGCCGGGCACGGCGTCAGCTACGGCCACCACTACACGACCCCCCGCGCGACCACGCTGGGCCTGGTGCCCCTGGGGTACGCCGACGGCGTCCCGCGCCACGCCTCCGGCCGGGGCCCGGTCCTGATCGGCGGGGTGCGGCGGACGGTCGCGGGCCGGGTCGCCATGGACCAGTTCGTCGTCGACCTGGACGGCGACGAGCCGGCACCCGGCACCCAGGCGGTGCTGTTCGGCCCCGGCGACCGGGGCGAGCCGAGCGCCGAGGACTGGGCGCGGGCCGCCGGCACCATCGCGTACGAGATCGTCACCCGGATCGGCGGCCGGGTGCCGCGCGTCCACCTCGGCGCGACACCCGAGGGCGCCGCTGCCGGCGGCGCGCTGCGGACGACGGGGAGCGCGGCGCGGTGA
- a CDS encoding polysaccharide deacetylase family protein: MNGREPGTAADGRQRRRRGLLRRRPGYAVLAGLLVAAAASGCAADGQGAGAAPGAELRAGQAGAPAEPAAGALGTRAERAHRAKLAQAARAVAARKWGLVGTPLAAPAPPAEKPHLTTREGFEVEGQNDSLPPVFTRVPTKDKVVFLTMDDGDDKDPELLRMMSELNIPYSAFLSDYLVRDDYAYFKDAQARGVALNNHTLNHRYLPGLSYEEQKHEICGQQDVIEKRFGKRPRIFRPPFGNYNTDTLKIAKSCGITAVPLWEAEAFPDRMEWREGEAKLHPGDIILTHFRGEKEWQGSMPDLIRSVMKVVTDQGFAVARLEDYV, from the coding sequence ATGAACGGGCGTGAACCGGGCACGGCGGCGGACGGGCGGCAGCGGCGGAGGCGGGGGCTCCTGCGGCGACGGCCGGGCTACGCGGTCCTGGCCGGGCTCCTGGTCGCCGCGGCCGCGTCCGGCTGCGCGGCAGACGGCCAGGGCGCGGGCGCCGCCCCCGGGGCCGAGCTCCGCGCCGGACAGGCGGGCGCCCCGGCCGAACCGGCCGCCGGAGCCCTCGGCACCCGCGCCGAGCGGGCGCACCGGGCGAAGCTCGCCCAGGCCGCCCGCGCGGTCGCGGCCAGGAAGTGGGGCCTGGTGGGCACCCCGCTGGCGGCCCCCGCCCCGCCGGCCGAGAAGCCGCACCTGACCACCCGCGAGGGCTTCGAGGTCGAGGGCCAGAACGACTCGCTGCCGCCGGTCTTCACCCGCGTCCCCACCAAGGACAAGGTCGTCTTCCTGACGATGGACGACGGGGACGACAAGGACCCCGAGCTGCTGCGGATGATGTCGGAGCTGAACATCCCGTACAGCGCCTTCCTCAGCGACTACCTGGTGCGCGACGACTACGCGTACTTCAAGGACGCCCAGGCGCGCGGGGTCGCGCTCAACAACCACACCCTCAACCACCGCTATCTGCCGGGCCTGTCCTACGAGGAGCAGAAGCACGAGATCTGCGGCCAGCAGGACGTCATCGAGAAGCGGTTCGGCAAGCGGCCCCGGATCTTCCGGCCGCCGTTCGGCAACTACAACACCGATACCCTGAAGATCGCCAAGTCCTGCGGCATCACCGCCGTACCGCTGTGGGAGGCGGAGGCGTTCCCCGACCGCATGGAGTGGCGCGAGGGCGAGGCGAAGCTGCACCCCGGCGACATCATCCTCACCCACTTCCGGGGCGAGAAGGAGTGGCAGGGCAGCATGCCCGACCTGATCCGGTCCGTGATGAAGGTCGTCACCGACCAGGGATTCGCGGTGGCCCGCCTGGAGGACTACGTATAG
- a CDS encoding VOC family protein translates to MQKVTTFLWFEKNQVEEAADYYVSVIGGDSRVLDVTRWTAAGPGEEGAAMTVRFRLDGAEYVAFDGGPEFPFTEAVSLSVECESQEEADRLWSTLSSGGGQEGQCGWLKDRYGLSWQIVPPGLGEALTDPDPEKAARAMKAMLSMKRLDIEAIRNA, encoded by the coding sequence ATGCAGAAGGTCACCACGTTCCTGTGGTTCGAGAAGAACCAGGTCGAGGAGGCGGCCGACTACTACGTCTCCGTCATCGGCGGCGACTCGCGCGTCCTGGACGTCACCCGCTGGACCGCCGCGGGCCCCGGCGAGGAGGGCGCCGCGATGACCGTGCGCTTCCGGCTGGACGGCGCGGAGTACGTCGCGTTCGACGGCGGGCCCGAGTTCCCGTTCACCGAGGCCGTCTCGCTCTCGGTGGAGTGCGAGTCGCAGGAGGAGGCGGACCGGCTCTGGTCCACGCTGTCCTCCGGCGGCGGCCAGGAGGGCCAGTGCGGCTGGCTCAAGGACAGGTACGGCCTCTCCTGGCAGATCGTCCCGCCGGGGCTCGGTGAGGCCCTGACCGACCCCGACCCGGAGAAGGCGGCCCGCGCCATGAAGGCGATGCTCTCCATGAAGCGCCTGGACATCGAGGCCATCCGCAACGCCTGA
- the groES gene encoding co-chaperone GroES has translation MSTASSKVAIKPLEDRIVVQPLDAEQTTASGLVIPDTAKEKPQEGVVLAVGPGRFENGERLPLDVKTGDVVLYSKYGGTEVKYNGEEYLVLSARDVLAIIEK, from the coding sequence GTGTCGACCGCCAGCTCCAAGGTTGCGATCAAGCCGCTCGAGGACCGCATCGTGGTCCAGCCGCTCGACGCCGAGCAGACCACGGCCTCCGGCCTGGTCATTCCGGACACGGCGAAGGAGAAGCCCCAGGAGGGCGTCGTCCTGGCCGTGGGACCGGGCCGCTTCGAGAACGGCGAGCGCCTGCCGCTCGACGTCAAGACCGGCGATGTCGTGCTGTACAGCAAGTACGGCGGCACCGAGGTGAAGTACAACGGCGAGGAGTACCTCGTCCTCTCGGCTCGCGACGTGCTCGCGATCATCGAGAAGTAA
- the rimI gene encoding ribosomal protein S18-alanine N-acetyltransferase, whose protein sequence is MTATTAVLREMRWWDIDPVLALEHELFPDDAWSAGMFWSELAYARGPAATRRYVVAEDPATGRLVGYAGLAAAGDLADVQTIAVARDHWGTGLGAELLTDLLRHATAFECAEVLLEVRVDNTRAQKLYERFGFEPIGFRRGYYQPGNIDALVMRLHVHEEAEENGTH, encoded by the coding sequence GTGACCGCCACGACCGCCGTGCTGCGCGAGATGCGCTGGTGGGACATCGATCCGGTGCTCGCCCTGGAGCACGAGCTGTTCCCGGACGACGCCTGGTCGGCCGGCATGTTCTGGTCCGAGCTGGCGTACGCCCGCGGACCGGCCGCGACCCGCCGCTACGTGGTCGCCGAGGACCCGGCCACCGGCCGGCTCGTCGGCTACGCGGGCCTCGCCGCCGCCGGCGACCTCGCCGACGTACAGACCATCGCCGTCGCCCGCGACCACTGGGGCACCGGCCTCGGCGCCGAGCTGCTGACCGACCTGCTCCGGCACGCCACCGCCTTCGAGTGCGCCGAGGTGCTGCTGGAGGTCCGCGTCGACAACACCCGCGCCCAGAAGCTGTACGAACGCTTCGGCTTCGAACCGATCGGCTTCCGGCGCGGCTACTACCAGCCGGGCAACATCGACGCGCTCGTCATGCGCCTCCACGTACACGAAGAAGCAGAAGAAAACGGGACCCACTGA
- a CDS encoding alpha/beta fold hydrolase — MAAAGPAAGWRRAGIAGAAIGVLAAGAAAGVAVERLTVGRSMRRRARLALDATAPYGSLRGRPGHATADDGTELYYEVDEVDPAGGASGPGDTAGTDPRRRRLFGRKAPAPVTVVFSHGYCLGQDSWHFQRAALRGLVRTVHWDQRSHGRSGRGRAQAAAGGGVPVGIDQLGRDLKAVIDAAAPEGPLVLVGHSMGGMTIMALAERYPELIRDRVAAVALVGTSSGRLDEVSFGLPVAGMKAVRRVLPGVLRALGSQPELVERGRRATADLFAGLIKRYSFGSKDVDPAVARFAERLIESTPIDVVAEFYPAFAEHDKSAALALFRDIPVLVLAGDKDLVTPSSHSEAIADRLPDAELVIVPDAGHLVMLEHPETVTDRLADLLVRAGAVPEIR, encoded by the coding sequence ATGGCCGCGGCCGGTCCGGCCGCGGGCTGGCGCCGGGCGGGGATCGCGGGCGCCGCCATAGGCGTACTCGCCGCCGGAGCGGCCGCCGGGGTCGCGGTGGAGCGGCTGACGGTCGGCCGGAGCATGCGCAGGCGGGCCAGGCTGGCCCTGGACGCCACCGCCCCGTACGGCTCGCTGCGCGGCCGGCCCGGCCACGCCACCGCCGACGACGGCACCGAGCTGTACTACGAGGTCGACGAGGTGGACCCCGCCGGGGGCGCATCGGGCCCGGGGGACACCGCCGGCACGGACCCCCGCAGACGGCGCCTCTTCGGGCGCAAGGCGCCCGCCCCCGTCACCGTCGTGTTCAGCCACGGCTACTGCCTGGGCCAGGACTCCTGGCACTTCCAGCGCGCCGCCCTGCGCGGGCTCGTGCGCACCGTCCACTGGGACCAGCGCAGCCACGGCCGCTCCGGGCGCGGGCGCGCCCAGGCCGCCGCCGGGGGCGGGGTGCCCGTGGGCATCGACCAGCTCGGGCGCGACCTCAAGGCCGTCATCGACGCGGCGGCGCCCGAGGGCCCGCTCGTCCTCGTCGGCCACTCCATGGGCGGCATGACGATCATGGCGCTGGCCGAGCGGTACCCGGAGCTGATCCGGGACCGGGTCGCCGCCGTCGCCCTCGTCGGTACGTCGAGCGGCCGGCTGGACGAGGTCAGCTTCGGGCTGCCCGTCGCCGGCATGAAGGCGGTGCGGCGGGTGCTGCCCGGCGTGCTGCGGGCGCTGGGCTCGCAGCCGGAGCTGGTGGAGCGGGGGCGCCGGGCGACCGCCGACCTGTTCGCCGGACTGATCAAGCGGTACTCCTTCGGCTCGAAGGACGTGGACCCGGCCGTCGCCCGGTTCGCGGAACGGCTCATCGAGTCCACCCCGATCGACGTCGTCGCGGAGTTCTACCCGGCCTTCGCGGAGCACGACAAGAGCGCGGCGCTGGCCCTCTTCCGCGACATCCCGGTCCTCGTCCTGGCCGGGGACAAGGACCTGGTGACGCCCAGCTCGCACAGCGAGGCCATCGCGGACCGGCTGCCCGACGCGGAGCTGGTCATCGTGCCGGACGCCGGGCACCTGGTGATGCTGGAGCACCCGGAGACGGTGACCGACCGCCTCGCCGACCTGCTGGTGCGGGCGGGCGCGGTGCCGGAGATCCGCTGA
- the tsaD gene encoding tRNA (adenosine(37)-N6)-threonylcarbamoyltransferase complex transferase subunit TsaD: MADEPLVLGIETSCDETGVGIVRGTTLLADAVASSVDTHARFGGVVPEIASRAHLEAMVPTIERALKEAGVTGRDLDGIAVTAGPGLAGALLVGVSAAKAYAYALNKPLYGVNHLASHICVDQLEHGPLPEPTMALLVSGGHSSLLLAPDITNDVRPLGATIDDAAGEAFDKIARVLDLGFPGGPVIDRLAREGDPAAIAFPRGLTGSRDPAYDFSFSGLKTSVARWIEAKRAAGEEVPVRDVAASFQEAVVDVLTRKAVRACKDEGVDHLMIGGGVAANSRLRALARERCERAGIRLRVPRPKLCTDNGAMVAALGAEMVARNRPASDLELSADSSLPVTETHVPGAHTHGHGHAHDHDHVHEISKDNLYS, from the coding sequence ATGGCTGACGAACCCCTCGTACTCGGCATCGAGACCTCCTGCGACGAAACCGGGGTCGGCATCGTCCGGGGCACCACGCTCCTCGCGGACGCCGTCGCCTCCAGCGTCGACACGCACGCCAGGTTCGGCGGCGTCGTCCCCGAGATCGCCTCGCGCGCCCACCTGGAGGCGATGGTCCCCACCATCGAGCGCGCTCTCAAGGAGGCCGGTGTCACCGGCCGCGACCTCGACGGCATCGCCGTCACCGCCGGGCCCGGCCTCGCGGGCGCCCTGCTCGTCGGCGTCTCCGCCGCCAAGGCGTACGCGTACGCGCTGAACAAGCCGCTGTACGGGGTCAACCACCTGGCCTCCCACATCTGCGTCGACCAGCTGGAACACGGCCCGCTTCCCGAGCCCACCATGGCGCTCCTGGTCAGCGGCGGGCACTCCTCGCTGCTCCTCGCGCCCGACATCACCAACGACGTACGGCCCCTCGGCGCGACCATCGACGACGCGGCCGGCGAGGCGTTCGACAAGATCGCCCGCGTGCTGGACCTCGGCTTCCCCGGCGGCCCGGTCATCGACCGGCTCGCCCGCGAGGGCGACCCGGCCGCCATCGCCTTCCCGCGCGGCCTGACCGGCTCCCGCGACCCCGCCTACGACTTCTCCTTCTCCGGCCTGAAGACCTCCGTCGCCCGCTGGATCGAGGCCAAGCGGGCGGCCGGCGAGGAGGTGCCGGTACGGGACGTGGCCGCGTCCTTCCAGGAGGCCGTGGTGGACGTGCTCACCCGCAAGGCCGTCCGCGCCTGCAAGGACGAGGGCGTCGACCACCTGATGATCGGCGGCGGCGTCGCCGCCAACTCCCGGCTGCGCGCGCTCGCCCGGGAGCGGTGCGAGCGGGCCGGCATCCGGCTGCGGGTGCCCCGCCCGAAGCTGTGCACCGACAACGGGGCGATGGTCGCCGCGCTCGGCGCCGAGATGGTCGCCCGCAACCGGCCCGCCTCCGACCTGGAGCTGTCCGCCGACTCCTCCCTCCCGGTCACCGAGACCCACGTACCGGGCGCCCACACCCACGGGCACGGCCATGCGCACGACCACGACCACGTGCACGAGATCAGCAAGGACAACCTCTACTCATGA
- the tsaE gene encoding tRNA (adenosine(37)-N6)-threonylcarbamoyltransferase complex ATPase subunit type 1 TsaE → MEAAQNSPAAGEAAAYRNIPGAVGVELAVDSPEQMRALGRRLAAVLRPGDLVMLTGELGAGKTTLTRGLGEGLGVRGAVTSPTFVIARVHPPLSGGPALVHVDAYRLGGGLDEMEDLDLDVSLADSVVVVEWGDGKVEELSDDRLQVFIDRAVGDTDDERRTVTLVGVGARWAGLRNESWAPWG, encoded by the coding sequence ATGGAAGCAGCGCAGAACAGCCCGGCGGCCGGCGAGGCCGCCGCGTACCGGAACATCCCCGGCGCCGTCGGCGTCGAGCTGGCCGTCGACTCCCCCGAACAGATGCGGGCCCTGGGCCGCCGGCTGGCCGCCGTGCTGCGCCCCGGCGACCTGGTCATGCTCACCGGCGAACTGGGCGCCGGCAAGACGACCCTGACCAGGGGGCTCGGCGAGGGCCTGGGCGTGCGCGGCGCGGTGACCTCCCCGACCTTCGTGATCGCCCGGGTGCACCCCCCGCTCTCCGGCGGGCCCGCGCTGGTCCATGTGGACGCCTACCGGCTGGGCGGCGGGCTCGACGAGATGGAGGACCTGGACCTGGACGTCTCGCTGGCGGACTCGGTGGTCGTGGTCGAGTGGGGCGACGGCAAGGTCGAGGAGCTGTCCGACGACCGGCTCCAGGTGTTCATCGACCGCGCCGTCGGGGACACCGACGACGAGCGGCGCACGGTGACGCTGGTGGGCGTGGGGGCGCGCTGGGCGGGGCTGCGCAACGAATCCTGGGCGCCCTGGGGCTGA
- a CDS encoding NAD(P)H-hydrate dehydratase produces the protein MRTAYSVSTVRAAEQALMARLPEGALMQRAAAGLAAACAGLLRRAGRVYGSRVVLLVGTGDNGGDALYAGARLARRGAGVVAVRVVPGRAHEGGSAALRAAGGHLVDGEESTVHEDWAGRIDLVVDAITGIGGRGGLRPGAAALVRRYTAHGAPVLAVDLPSGVEADTGEVTGDAVRADVTVTFGAYKPALLVDPAAERAGALSLVDIGLGPELPAVPDLEALQYADLAALLPVPAAESDKYRRGVVGIAAGSARYPGAAVLAVSGALRGGAGAVRYAGPGADAVIARHPETLVHPGRPSGAGRVQAWVVGPGLGDGTDAVDAVADVLATDVPVLVDADGLRLLDPAVVRGRNAPTVLTPHAGEAAALLGTAREEVEAGRLAAVRELAARFGATVLLKGSTTLIASDTPHTPVRVNPTGTPWLATAGSGDVLSGLTGSLLAAGLAPLDAASAGAHLHGLAARRAADGSPLAALDVADAIPAAWRDVRA, from the coding sequence ATGCGTACCGCCTACAGCGTCTCCACCGTACGGGCCGCCGAACAGGCCCTGATGGCACGGCTCCCCGAAGGCGCGCTGATGCAGCGCGCCGCCGCCGGGCTCGCCGCCGCCTGCGCCGGACTGCTGCGCCGGGCCGGCCGGGTGTACGGCTCCCGCGTCGTCCTCCTCGTCGGCACCGGCGACAACGGCGGCGACGCCCTGTACGCCGGCGCCCGGCTCGCCCGGCGCGGCGCCGGCGTGGTCGCCGTCCGGGTCGTCCCCGGCCGCGCCCACGAGGGCGGCAGCGCGGCCCTGCGCGCCGCCGGCGGACACCTCGTCGACGGCGAGGAGAGCACCGTCCACGAGGACTGGGCCGGGCGCATCGACCTCGTCGTGGACGCCATCACCGGCATCGGCGGACGCGGCGGACTGCGCCCCGGCGCCGCCGCGCTCGTCCGCCGGTACACCGCGCACGGCGCGCCCGTCCTCGCCGTGGACCTGCCCAGCGGGGTCGAGGCCGACACCGGCGAGGTCACCGGCGACGCGGTGCGCGCCGACGTCACCGTCACCTTCGGCGCCTACAAGCCCGCGCTGCTCGTGGACCCGGCCGCCGAACGGGCCGGCGCGCTCAGCCTCGTCGACATCGGGCTCGGCCCGGAACTCCCCGCAGTGCCCGACCTGGAGGCCCTCCAGTACGCCGACCTCGCCGCGCTGCTGCCGGTGCCCGCCGCCGAGAGCGACAAGTACCGGCGCGGCGTCGTCGGCATCGCCGCCGGATCGGCCCGCTATCCGGGCGCCGCCGTCCTCGCCGTCTCCGGGGCGCTGCGCGGCGGTGCGGGCGCCGTGCGCTACGCGGGCCCCGGCGCCGACGCGGTCATCGCCCGGCACCCGGAGACCCTGGTCCACCCCGGCCGCCCCTCCGGAGCCGGACGCGTACAGGCATGGGTCGTCGGACCCGGGCTCGGCGACGGCACCGACGCGGTGGACGCCGTCGCCGACGTGCTGGCCACCGACGTGCCGGTGCTGGTCGACGCGGACGGGCTGCGGCTCCTCGACCCGGCCGTCGTCCGGGGCCGGAACGCGCCCACCGTCCTGACCCCGCACGCCGGGGAGGCCGCCGCGCTGCTCGGCACGGCCCGCGAGGAGGTGGAGGCGGGGCGGCTCGCCGCCGTACGGGAACTCGCCGCCCGGTTCGGCGCCACCGTGCTGCTCAAGGGCTCCACCACCCTGATCGCCTCCGACACCCCGCACACCCCGGTCCGGGTCAACCCGACCGGCACCCCCTGGCTCGCCACCGCGGGCAGCGGCGACGTGCTCTCCGGGCTGACCGGCTCCCTGCTGGCCGCCGGACTCGCCCCGCTCGACGCCGCGTCCGCCGGAGCCCATCTGCACGGGCTCGCCGCCCGCCGCGCGGCGGACGGCTCCCCGCTCGCCGCGCTGGACGTCGCCGACGCGATCCCCGCGGCATGGCGGGACGTCCGGGCCTGA